Below is a genomic region from Mesorhizobium sp. NZP2298.
TGACGAGGGTCAGCGTCCAGGCTTCTTTCCACCGATCCGACAACCAGTAGGCCCGCATCAGTCCCCAGAAACTGCGCATCGAGGATACCGGCGTCAAATGCGACGGCCCTGCGGCGCCGCTGTGTAGTCCATCCGGTACTGACTCCTGCGATCGTCTGCCGATCCGAATCACGATCCCGCCCAAACCTTTTTTGTTTTGTTACGGATGGTAACACCAATTGATCATTTTCCATTAATTTTTGTAGAGGGATGGCGGGATAAAGGAGCCGGCCGTGTCGGCAAGGCAACAGCGCGGGGTTGCCCATGCGTCGCGCGCAAGCCTGCGGAAAGGCGATTTTATGTAATGATATCATTTATTTATCGGCTTGATAACAGGATACACATACCTTCCCCTAGGGAAGGTATTCACACGATTTCGTGACCTGTTTTGACGTGTTGGGTTTGCCGATTTTTCATTGCGGGCTAACCAAAATTCCGGAAAATAGGTCGCCATAATGTGTCAACGGCCCTGTCCCAAAGGCCGAGCAATGACCTGAAAAAGTCTTTGCGGCAGGCGAAAGGAATCACAGGCCTCAGCCGACCGTGTCCAGTTCGCCGCGGGCCTTGGCAGCCGCCACCTGGCGGATGGCATCAGCCAGCGTGTCGACGTCCTGCGCGCCCATCACGACATATTTGCCTTCAAGCAGAAAACACGGCACGCCTGATATGCCCATGCGCGATGCCGTGGCGATCTCGGTGCGCACCGCTTCGATATCGGCGTCGGTCGGCAAGAGCGTTGCCACCACGGATGCGTCCATGCCGGCCTCGCGGGCGGCTTCGACCAACACGGCATGGTCGCCGATGTTGACGCCCTCCTCGAAATTCAGCTGGAACAGGCGGCGGACCAGCCTGTTCTGCACGGCTTCACCGGCGGCGCCAGCCCAGCGGATCAGTCGGTGCGCATCCAGCGTGTTTGGCGCCACCTTGATGGCATCGAAGGCAAAGGAAATGCCCTCGGCGTCGCCAAGCGGTTCGATGCGGGCATGAATCTCGCGAATGCGCTCGTCGCTGCCGAACTTGGCCAGCATATACTCCCGGCGGTCCTTGCCCTGCGGCGGAATGGTCGGATCGAGCTGGAACGGCCGCCAGCGTATGTGCACCTCGATATCGCCGGCCGCGGCAACCGCCTTGTCCAGCCGCTTCTGGCCGATGAAGCACCACGGACAGACGACGTCCGACACCACATCAACGGTTATGGCGTTCGCTTCGCTCATCTCGATCTCCGGATTTTCAGTTCGGCTTGCGCCACCATGTCGGCAGCTGATAACCGAATATGGGCGTCTTCTGCGGATGTTCCAGATAATTCCAGTACGCAAGCCACTGCTGCGTGTTGTACTGCATCGGCACCATGTAATTGCCCGAGATCAGCAGTCGGTCGAGAACGCGAACGGCGGCGACATAATCCTCCTTGGTATGTGCGTTCAGCATGGCGTCGATCGCGGCGTCGATTGCCGGATCGGCGACACCGGCAAGATTGAACGATCCTTCGGTCTTGGCCGCAGCGGACGACCAACGCCCGATCTGCTCGATGCCCGGGGACAAGGAATTGTTGAAGCCGCTCGAGCCGACCAGCACCTCGAAGTCGAAACGCTGCTTGCGCGACTGGATCTGGTCGCCGTCCAGGCTGCGGATGCTGACGTTGATGCCGATCTTTTCCAGTGTGCGCTGGTAGATGCCGGCCAGGCGTTCTTCGTCCTGCGAAGCGGTCAGTATCTCGAATCCGAAAGGTTTGCCGTCGGGATCGAGCATTGTGCCGTCCTGCACGTGGTAACCGATGCTTTTCAGGAGATCGAAAGCGGCCTTCAGCACCTTGCGGTCCTGGCCTGAACCATCGGTCACCGGCGGTTTCCAGGTGCCGTCCATGATTTCGGCCGGCACGCGGCCGGGGTAGGGGGCCAGCAGCGCCCTTTCCCTGTCGTCGGCCGGATGGCCAAGCGCGGAGAGTTCGGAATTCTGCCAATAGCTCATCGTGCGCGTGTATTTCCCGCCGAACAGGTTCTTGTTGGCCCACTCGAAATCGTAAAGCATGCCGAGCGCGCGCCGAACCACCGGGTTGGAGAACTTCGGCAGCCTCGTATTGAACAGGAAACCGGTCACGACAGGCGGAATGCCGGTGTCGAAGGTTTCGGAAACCACCTCGCCCCTGTGGAAGGCGGGAAAGTCGAGATCGCGCTCGCGCTTCACCGGATCACTGTCGTCGTCGATGGCGCAAAGGCCCTTCTTGAAGGCTTCGAGCTTGGCGTTGGCGTTGAGGAAATATTCGATGGTGATCTGGTCGTAATTGTCGAAGCCGCGCTTGGCGGGTACGTCCTTGCCCCAGTAGTCCGGATTGCGCTTGAAGACGATGCGCTGGCCGGGCGTCACCTGGGCGATCGTGTATGGTCCGCTGCCGATCAACGGCTTCAGCGTCGTCCTGTCGAATGTGTCCATGTCAAAGGCATGCTTGGGGATGATCGGCGTCAGCGCGATGATCAAGGGAAATTCGCGATCGGCCTTGTCGTTGAAAGTGAAGCGCACGCTGTGGTCGCCGGTCTTTTCGAGCTTGGCGATCCTGGCCATGCGGTCGCTGTAGGGCGGGCGGCCCTTTTGCGTATAGACATCATAGGTGAACAGCACGTCTTCTGGCGTCACCGGCTGTCCGTCCGACCATTTGGCCTTCGGGTTGAGATGGAATTCGATGCTCTTGCGCTCCGGGTCCATGTCTGCGGTGTCGGCGAGCAGCCCATAGAGCGTGAAAGCCTCATCCGCGCTGCGTTGCATCAGCGGTTCGAAGACCAGATTGCCGAAGATCGTGTCCATCATGCCGCGCGCGGTCGTACGCAGGCTTTTCAGGATGAACGGGTTGAGGTTATCGAAGCTGCCGACGACGCAATAGGTGATGCTGCCGCCCTTCGGCGCGTCGGGATTGACGTAGCCGAAATGCGCGTAGTCCGGCGGCAGGGCCGGTTCGCCCTGCATGGCAATCGCGTATTTTGGCTCCGACAGTGCCGGCTGCGACAGGGTGAGAAACGATATCGCGGTGATCAGCCAAACAAGAACGCGGCCCATGACCGTCTCCTTAACAGGTCGGCTTGATGATTCGGTGCGCACCCTAGCATGAGGCAGTTGCGTACCGGCCAATGGTGTCATCAAGAATTACAAGTGAGCGGGCTGGATTCGGCACCGCTTGCAGTGTAACACGCCGTCCGAAGTCATTCTGTTGCCTCATTTCGGCAACAGGTAGCTGGACCACACGGCGCAGAGAAGCCGGTTCCGGGATCATTTGAGAGGAAATGCACGACATGACGAGCCTGAACAGCAACGCGTACCGCCTGTCGGTCATGGCCGCTGGCGTGATCGGCTTTCTGGGCGCAGGACTTCCCGCGGCTTCCGCGCAGCAACAGCAGCAGATACCTCAGGGCTGGTTCAAGGCCTGCACCAAGCAGGAAGACGTCGATATCTGCAACGTCCAGAACATCGTCACCGCCGGCAACGGCCAGCTCGTCACCGGTGTCAGCCTGATCGAACTCAAGGGCAAGGTTAACCGCAAGGTGTTCCAGGTCACGGTGCCGACCGGCCGCCTCGTGCCTCCCGGCATCGGCCTGCAGATCGACACCGGCAAGGCGCAGAAGCTCGACTATGTCATCTGCTTCCCGGATCGTTGCGTGGCGGAAGTGCCACTGACCGACCAGCTCGTCGCCTCGTTCAAGAAAGGTCAGGGTATCACGCTGACCTCGATCAATTTCCAGAACCAGGCCAACCCGATCAAGATCGCGCTGCAGGGCTTCAGCGGCGCCTATGACGGCCCGCCGCTGCAGCAGTCGGACATCGAGGACCGGCAGAAGAAGCTCCAGGACTTCGTGGCCAAGAACAACCAGGACTTCGCCAAGAAGCTCAAGGACGAGCAGGACAAGGCGAAGACCGCCAACTGATCACCGGTATCCGGCCAAGACCGATGTCAAAGAAAAAGCGGGGCCTTGCCCCGCTTTTTTCGTTCCTGGCCATGGCTGGAGTGCCGGGAGGTCAGTGCTTGGACTGCCGTTTCGGCTCGTAGCGTCCATCCGGCTTCTTGTCGAACATCTCCTTGATCTGCGGATGGCGAACGGGCTCGCCCGACCGATCCTCAAGCAGATTCTGCTCGGACACATAGGCTATGTATTCGGTTTCCGAATTCTCGGCGAGCAGATGGTAAAATGGCTGATCCTTGCGAGGCCGCACGTCGGCGGGGATGGCTTCGTACCATTCGTCGGTGTTGGCGAATTGCGGATCGACGTCGAAAATGATGCCCCGAAACGGAAACAGCCGGTGGCGAACCACCTGTCCGATCGCGAATTTGGCCGTTTTCATCGTACTCACCACTGAATTCCTTGACTTTATTTGGCGCAGACTCCGAGTCAATTCAATCCCGAAGCGTTTGAGCGTCTTCAAGCTACGCAGAATTCGGCGCAAAGGTTTTGATTGACGTCGCGATGTCGCGATAAAGTCCGCAAGATCGCTACCGCTGCCGCACCGGCTTTCGCAGGCCACCCGCAAGTGCTGCAAAGCCGCTGCCTGGACGAAGCCCTTCGCGCATGAAGAAGGCACGGAGCGGCGCAAAACCACCGAGCACGCCCAGACCAGCGCCCCGCGCGATCTGCGCCGGCAACATGTCGGAAAGCAGCGACATGTTGAGGAGATTGACTGCACCGCTGCGCGCCAGAATATCGGGGCGACGCTTGAAATCGTAGGCGGCAAGGGCCTTGGCGCCGCCGGGGTCCTCACGATTTTCGCTCGCAATACCAACCAGATCGTCAATATCCCTGATACCAAGGTTGAGGCCTTGCGCACCGATCGGCGGAAACACATGCGCGGCTTCGCCGACAAGTGCCACCCTCTCTCGCGCGAAGCGCAGGGGCGTCACGGTCGAAAGCGGATAGATCTGCCGGCCCGGCTCCACGGTGACCCGACCCAGCATTGACTGCATCTGCTCCTCGACCCGCATTGACAGCGTCGCGTCATCCAGGGCGGCAAGCGCCTTGGCTGTCTCGGGCTTAACCACCCAGACGAGACTTGAGCGATTGCCCGGCAGCGGAACCTGTGTGAATGGTCCTGTCTCGGTGTGGAACTCCGTCGAGGTGAAGGCATGGTCTCGGCTATGCCCGAAATTGAGCACGAGCGCGGCTTGCGGGTAGGAGCGCGCGGCAGTCGAGATATCCGCTGCCTCGCGGGCGGGCGATTGGCGTCCATCGGCGGCGACCGCCAGCGACGCGCCAACCTCACTGCCGTCGGCGAGGTCGGCGTGAGCCTTGTCGGCACCGAGATGCCAGGCCTTGACCATCGACCTGCGCCATTCGATCCCGGAATGCGAGGCCACCTTGGCGGCAAGCGCCGGGCCAAGGACGCTGTTGGGCAGGTTCAGCCCAAACTGCTCCTCGTCGATCTCGGCGGCGCGGAAGGTGACGACGGGACTGCGGATCAGCCGGCTGGTCGCATCGACGATGCGCATGACCTTCAACGGCGCGGCCTTGGGTTTGATGTCTTCGAGGAGATCAAGCCGCTCAAGCACTTTCAGGGCAGGGTTCATCAGCGCCGTGGTGCGGCCATCGGGGGCCGATGCCTCGGGCCCGACAAGGGTCACCGCAAAGCCCGCATCGGCGAAAGCGAGCGCCGCGATCAGCCCTGCGGGACCCGTGCCGGCAATCAGTATGCGCGCTGTTTCCTGATGCTCCAAGGTCGGCTTCCGGCTTGCGATTTGAGGCGGGCCACCAGACCTGCCAGTCGATAGGCATATAGGTCAGATCATGCGGCTTGATCAACGCGGCGATTCGGCCCATTCGGGTGTCATGACCGGCCACCAGGACGATTTCAGCCATCTCGACCGCACCGGCCGCGCCATGGCACATGTCGCGCGCAACCCGCGTTTGACGGTCAACATTGTCGTTGGCGCCGGCATCGCATTCGCATGGCTGTTGCTGGGGGCGATGGCGATTCGCGGCGCCGAGGTCCGAGGCAGCGCGCCCGGCGACACCCTCCTGCACGGCCTGCCACGGCTGCCGCTGCCCGATTTCCTGGAGCGGTTCTTCGCGCTCTGCCTGTCGCCGGCGCCACTGGACGCAAGCATCGGCTTGCGTGCCGTTGCGCTCGTCATGATGTGGTTCCTGATGGCGATCGCCGTGATGCTGCCATCCGCGGCCCCGATGATCCGGACCTATTGCGAGATCGCCGATACAGCCCGGATCAAGGGCGAGCCGGTCGTCCATCCTCTGGTGCTGGTTGCCGGCTATCTCGGCGTCTGGCTCGCTGCCTCGATGCTGTTTTCGGCAATGACGCTCAGCGTGCACACATTCGCCGCGTCCAGCGAAATCTACGATCCGGTGCTTGGGATTGCCGGCGCGCTCGCATTGCTGGTTGCCGGCCTCTATCAGTTCAGCGGCCTCAAGGAGGCCTGCCTGAAGAAATGCCGCAACCCGTTCTCGATCCTGTTTTCAAACTGGAGCGCCAAGGCCAGCAGTGTCTTCCGGCTCGGTGTAGCGCAAGGCATCTGGTGTTTCGGCTGCTGCTGGGCGCTCATGCTGGTGATGTTCGCCGTCGGCGTGATGAACATCTTCTGGATGGCGCTGATCGGCGTGTTCACCCTGATTGAAAAACAGATGAAGGGCAGTCTTCCAACCCGACTGGCCGGTGCGATACTGCTTGTCTGGGCAGCCGCGCTGCTAGTAGTCTCGCTTTCAGTGGGGGAAATTCGATGACAGATCAGGGCTGGGCAATGAAAGGAGAGCTCGTACTCTCCTGCAATTGCACGGTTTTTTGCCCTTGCGTGCTATCGCTCGGCAGTCATCCTCCAACCGAGGGCTATTGCCAGACCTGGGCGGGTTTCCGTATCGATGCCGGTCATTTCGGGGAGGTCGACCTGTCAGGCCTTAACCTTGGGCTGATCATGGAAATCCCCGGCTACATGAGCCGAGGCAACTGGACCGCCGGCCTGTTCATCGACAAACGCGCCTCGATCTATGCGGTCAAGGCCTTGACGAAGATCTTCACCGGCAAGGCGGGCGGGACCACGTCGCTGCTGTCGATCCTCGTCGGAAAATTCCTGGGTGTCGAACAGGTGCCGATCACCTACGAGACGCGGGACAAGACGCGTATCTTCCAGATACCGAAGATCATCGATGGCGCGGTGACGCCAATCGCCGGCAAGGATCGCGAGAAGGATACGGTGATCACGAATTCCGAATACTGGATCGCGCCGGAGATCATCGTGGCGAGGTCCGACAAGAGCAAGATGCGCGCCTTTGGCCGCAACTGGAATTTTGCTGGCCGCTCGGCCGAGATCTGCAAGCTGGATTGGCGGGGCCCGTGAGCAAGAACACAACGGCCAGAAAGGCCGCCAAGAAGATCGCGGACCGGATTCCGCGACCGAAGAAGAAGGTCACCTGGCCGCAGGCAAGGGCATTCTCCGTCCACCTGCTGACCGCGTCTGGCTCGTTCCTTGCGTTCCTGTCACTGGTGGCGGCGAGCGAGGAGCGCTGGACGGCAATGTTCTGGTGGCTCGGACTGGCGCTGTTCGTCGACGGCATCGACGGGCCGATCGCCAGGAAGCTCGAGGTCAAGGAAATCCTGCCGACCTGGTCGGGCGAACTCCTCGACAACATCATCGACTATGTGACCTATGTGCTGATCCCGGCCTTCGCGCTCTACCAGCGCGGCTTCATGGGCGAGGGACTGTCGTTCCTTTCGGCTGCGATCATCGTCGTTTCCAGCGCGATCTACTATGCCGACACCGGCATGAAGACGAAGGAGAATTTCTTCAAGGGATTCCCCGTGGTCTGGAACATGGTGGTGTTCACATTGTTCGTCATCGAACCGGGACAATGGGTGTCGTTCGCTGTCGTGGTGGTGGCTGGCATCCTGACCTTCATCCCGATCAATTTCATCCATCCGGTGCGGGTGGTGCGGCTGCGGCGAATCAATCTCACAATGACCCTTTTGTGGTGCGCCTTCGGCGCGCTTGCGCTTGCGCAGGCGGCTCTCGCGGCCTTCTACGATCAGATCGGTGTGCTGGGCGAACAGGTCGGCACTTTCACCAAGATCGGCATTACCGTTACCGGGCTTTATCTGGCCTGCATTGGCGGCATCATGCAGTTCTTTCCAAATCTCGGTGCCAAGAAGGCCTGACCCGCCAGAGGAATCCCAATCCATGTCCAAAGCGATCCGTATCCACGCCCACGGCGGTCCGGAAGTTCTGACCTATGAGGACGTCGATCCCGGCCAGCCGGGTTCCGGGCAGATCCTGGTCAGGAATAGGGCCATCGGCCTCAACTTCATCGACGTCTATTATCGCTCCGGTCTCTATCCGCCGCCCGGAGGTTTTCCGCTCATTCCGGGCAGCGAGGCCGCCGGCGTGGTGCTGGAGGTAGGGCAGGACGTCGATTGGCTGAAGCCGGGCGACCGGATCGCCTATGCCGTGACGACAGGAGCTTATGCCGAAGAACGCGTCATCGATGCGAGCCGGGTCGTCAAGGTTCCGGACGGCATCAGCGATGAACAGGCCGCCGCGATGATGCTGAAGGGCATGACGGCCGAATATCTGCTGCGCCGGACCTTCAAGGTGAAAGCGGGCGACACGATCCTGTTCCATGCCGCGGCCGGCGGCGTCGGGCTCATTCTCGGCCAATGGGCGAAACATCTCGGTGCGACCGTCATCGGCACGGCGAGTTCAACCGACAAGATCGAACTCGCCAAGGCGCACGGCTTCGACCATGTCATCAACTACAAGGAGCAGGATTTCGTCGCCGGCGTCGCCGCCATCACCGACGGCCGGAAATGCGACGTCGTCTACGATTCGGTGGGCAACGACACGTTCCCGGCTTCGCTCGACTGCCTGAGGCCGCTCGGCATGTTCGTCAGCTTTGGCCAGTCGTCGGGACCAATCCCGCCATTTTCCATGTCGCTCTTGGCGCAGAAGGGGTCGTTGTTCGCCACAAGGCCGACGCTGTTCGTCTACAACGCAAAACGCGAGGACCTCGATGCCTCCGCGGCCGCGCTGTTCGAGGTGGTGCTCAGCGGCACCGTCAACATTAAGATCAACCAGCGCTATGCGCTGAAGGATGCCGGCAAGGCACACTCGGATCTCGAGGGCCGCAGGACAACGGGGACGACTATTCTCGTTCCTTAGTCCCGCCTGCCTTGTTATCCCTTGAATTTCCGCTGAAATTCTTGAAGCTCTTTCAAGACGCGTGCCGCTTTCCGTTGAGAGCCGGCGGCGCCTACCATGCTTGCGGGAACACAGAACATATCTGGCGAACCAGATGGGAGGCACTGTGAGTGCAGATCATGATGGGACGAACCTGCTTGAGGTTCGTGGCCTGACCAAGATATTCGGCACGCTGACCGCGTGCGATCATGTCGATCTCAACATCGCCAAGGGTGAAATCCACGCGCTGCTTGGCGAGAACGGCGCCGGCAAATCGACGCTGGTCAAGATGCTGTTCGGCTCGCTGGAGCCCAATTCCGGCGAGATTTTCTGGAACGGCCAGGCGGTGCGCATCACCAGCCCGGGTGCCGCAAAGAAGCTCGGCATCGGCATGGTGTTCCAGCATTTTTCGCTGTTCGAGGCGCTGACCGCAGCCGAGAACATCGCGCTGTCGCTCGATGACGGCGCGCCGATCAGCAGCATCGCCGCGAAGGCAAGGGCGCTGTCCTACAGCTACGGCCTGCCGCTCGATCCGGACTCGCTGGTCGGCGACCTGTCGGTCGGCGAACGCCAGCGTATCGAGATCATCCGTTGCCTGCTGCAGACGCCGCAGCTCATCATCCTTGACGAGCCGACCTCGGTGCTGACGCCGCAGGAAGCCGACAAGCTGTTCGAGACGCTGGAGCGGCTGCGCGCGGAAGGCAAATCGATCCTCTACATTTCGCACCGGCTCGAGGAGGTCAAACGCATCTGCGACCGCGCCACCGTGTTGCGGCATGGCAAGGTGGTCGGTCACTGCAACCCGCGCGAGGAAACCGCCTCGTCGCTCGCGCGCATGATGGTTGGCAACGAGGTTCAGGCTGTGGTGCGGGCTCCGGTCGAGGGGATCGAAACAGCGCAGCCGCTGCTCGAAATCCGCGGCCTCAGCCGCAAGCCGGCGACGCCGTTCTCCATTCCGCTCAAGAACATCAACCTCAATGTCCGCGCCGGCGAGGTGATCGGCATTGCCGGTGTCGCCGGCAACGGCCAGGGCGAGTTCTTCGAATCCGTCTCCGGCGAGGTCTTGCAGCAGGATGCCGCCTCGGTGCGCATCCGCGGCAAGGATGCGGGTGGTCTCACCATCACCGGACGGCGCCTGCTTGGTGCCGCCTTCGTGCCGGAGGAGCGCCTCGGCCATGGTGCCGCGCCGCGCATGAAACTCTCGGAAAACCTTTTGCTCTCGCGCCACGCGACCGACGGCAAGGCGTTTGTCGGCACTGGCGGGATGGTCAAAAGCGGCGCCGTCTACGCTGCCGCGCAACGCATCATCCTGGCCATGGATGTGCGCAAGAGCGCGCCGGATCCGGAAGCGGCCGCACTTTCGGGCGGCAATCTGCAAAAATTCATCGTTGGCCGCGAACTCGACCGCCGCCCAAGCGTCATGGTGGTCAACCAACCGACCTGGGGCGTCGACGCCGGTGCCGCCGCCCATATCCGACAGGCCTTGATCGAGCTGTCGCGCAGCGGCTCGGCGGTTCTGGTGATCAGCCAGGATCTCGACGAGTTGTTCGAGATATCGGACGCGATCGCGGTCATGCACAATGGCGAATTGTCCAAGCCGATGCCGATCGCCGAGGCGACCTTCGAGAAGGTCGGTTTGCTGATGGGTGGCGCCGAGCCCGGCCACGCCGAACACACGCTGGAGACGGCATGATGCGCCTTGAACTCGTCAAACGCCCGCAGCGCTCGGCGCTGTTTTCAATGCTGTCACCCTTCATCGCCTTCGCGCTCACCATTATCGCCGGCGCCATCATGTTCGCTCTGCTCGGCGTCAATCCGCTGACCGCTTTCCGGATCTACTTCATCGAGCCGATCAGCCAGGTCTGGCAATTGCATGAACTGGCGATCAAGGCGGCGCCGCTGATCCTGATCGCGGTCGGCCTGTCGGTCTGCTACAAAGCCAACATCTGGAACATCGGCGCCGAAGGGCAGTTCATTTTCGGCGCCATCTTCGGCTCCGCCATTCCAGTCCTGTTTCCTCAGTTCGAAGGCCCGTTGGTGCTGCCGCTGATGCTTCTGCTCGGCATGGTCGGCGGTGCCGCCTACGCGGCGATCCCGGCCTTGCTCAAGACCCGGTTCAACACCAACGAGATCCTGACCAGCCTGATGTTGGTCTATGTCGCCCAACTCTTCCTCGACTGGCTGGTGCGCGGCCCATGGCGCGATCCGCAGGGCCATGGTTTCCCACAGACGATCCAGTTCGGCGATTCGGCCGTCCTGCCGGAACTGATGCCGGACGCCGGGCGCGCCAACTGGGGTTTTGTGTTCGCGCTGGTTGCCGCGGTGCTGATCTGGATCCTGATGAGCCGCATGCTCAAGGGCTTCGAGGTCCGTGTGCTGGGCTCCAGCCCGAGGGCAGGGCGCTTCGCCGGCTTCGGTCTCAGCCGAATGGTGTTCTTCGCCTTCCTGCTGTCCGGCGCGCTGGCCGGCCTTGCCGGCATTTCGGAGGTCTCCGGCGCCATCGGGCAATTGCAGCCGGTGATTTCTCCCGGCTACGGCTTCACGGCCATCATCGTGGCGTTCCTCGGCCGCCTCAACCCGCTCGGCATCGTCGCCGCAGGCCTGGTTCTGGCGCTGACCTATCTCGGCGGCGAAGCGGTGCAAAGCGCTCTCGGCATTTCCGACAAGGTGGCGAGAGTGTTCCAGGGCATGCTGCTGTTCTTCGTGCTCGGCTGCGACACGCTCATCCACTATCGCATCCGCCTGATCGGCCTTGCGTTGACCAAGCCCCAGGGCTCGGCACAGCTCGAAGCCGCGCCGAAGTTGAAGGAAGCCCGCTGATGGACATCACCGTCAACATCCTCCTGACCATCGCCACGGCGGCAACGCCGCTTTTGATCGCGGCGATCGGCGAACTGGTGG
It encodes:
- a CDS encoding ABC transporter permease; translated protein: MMRLELVKRPQRSALFSMLSPFIAFALTIIAGAIMFALLGVNPLTAFRIYFIEPISQVWQLHELAIKAAPLILIAVGLSVCYKANIWNIGAEGQFIFGAIFGSAIPVLFPQFEGPLVLPLMLLLGMVGGAAYAAIPALLKTRFNTNEILTSLMLVYVAQLFLDWLVRGPWRDPQGHGFPQTIQFGDSAVLPELMPDAGRANWGFVFALVAAVLIWILMSRMLKGFEVRVLGSSPRAGRFAGFGLSRMVFFAFLLSGALAGLAGISEVSGAIGQLQPVISPGYGFTAIIVAFLGRLNPLGIVAAGLVLALTYLGGEAVQSALGISDKVARVFQGMLLFFVLGCDTLIHYRIRLIGLALTKPQGSAQLEAAPKLKEAR